Genomic DNA from Aliidongia dinghuensis:
AACCTATCTAGCCCGAGTCCGCCACCAATGTCACAACCGCGTGAACGTGCAAAACATTCCCGAACGGGGCAAGCAGAGGTGGATCGATCGCTCGCGGGCCTCACCGTCGCGGGTGTTTTGGCGCTGGCCGGCCTTGCGGCGATGGGCGTCGCGCTGTCGCCGGCGGCACTCGCAGCCGCCCTCGCGGGCTGGCTCCTCTATGCCGGTATCGTCCGCCTGGCCGTGGCCCGCGCCGGCCTCGCCGGCTTCGGTGACGCCAATCGGGTGACGCTGCTGCGCGGTCTGCTCGTCGCTCTCTTGATGCCGTTCCTGATCGTGCCGGGAGGCTGGCTGCCGGTCGGCCTCGGCGCGCTGGCACTGGCACTCGACGGCGTCGACGGGCCGATCGCGCGCCGGACCGGCAGCGCCGGACCGTTCGGCGCGCGCTTCGACATGGAAACCGACGCGCTGACCGTACTGGTGCTGAGCGCGCTCGTGGCGGCGGAGGGTCGGGTCGGCGCCTGGGTGCTGCTGAGCGGCGCGCTCCGCTATCTCTATGTCGCGGCCGGGCAGGTCTGGCCGTGGCTGCGCCGGTCGCCGCCGCCGAGCTTCGCCCGCAAGCTCGTCTGCGTCGTGCAGATCGCGGCGCTGCTGGCCGCGCTCATGCCGATCCTGGCATCGCCCTGGCCATCGCGCGTCGCGGCGGTCGCCCTCGGCCTGCTCGTCTGGTCGTTCGGCCGCGACGTCATATGGCTCCTGCGCGAGCGGGACATGGCGGAATCGCCCGAGGCACCATATCTCAGCGGGAACGGCGGTGTATGATGCGCGCCGGATTGTCGGGTCGACGAGGATGTTGAAGCAAGCAATGGCCAAGACCGGTCAGGAACAGCGCGTATTGCCGCCGCACGAGGTCAACCGCGCGGTCGCCGACCTGCGCCGCGGCGACGTCGTGCTGCTGAGCGACGGCAGCCACGCCGCCCTCATCCAGGCGGCCGAGGCGATCGACGACGAGGGGCTGGCGCGGGCAGCGGCCCTCACCCGGGCCCGCCCCGTCCTGGCCACGACGTTGCGCCGCGCGATCACGCTCGACCTGGCGCCCGATCAGGATTCTGCCGGACGGACCGTCGAGCTGTTGCCGCCGGCGGACGCCAGTGCCGTGTTCCTGCGCGAGCTTGCCGACCCGACGGTCGTGCGCGAGGTGTCAGCGGCGCCGATCGGCGTCACGCAGACAGAGCCTGACAGCCTCACCGCCGGCGCCATCGAGCTTGCCAAGCTCGCCCGCCTGCTGCCCGCGATCGTCTGCTTCCCGATCCCGCCGCGCGAGGGTGCGCTGATCGCCCGGCGCGAGGGCATCATCGAGGTCGGCCTCACCCAGGTGTTCGATCACCGGACCGTGCTGGCGAAGACGTTGCGCCGCGTCGCCGAGGCGAGCGTGCCGCTGGTCGACGCCGAGGACACGCGCGTCATCGCCTTCCGCCCGGACGACGGCGGCACCGATCATCTGGCGATCATGATCGGCGAGCCCAAGGGACCGGCGCCGGTGCTGGCGCGCATCCATTCGGAATGTTTCACCGGCGACCTGCTCGGCAGCCTGCGCTGCGACTGCGGCGACCAGCTCAGGGGCGCCATCCGGGCGATTTCCGAGGCCGGCGGCGGCGTCGTGATCTATCTGGCCCAGGAAGGCCGCGGCATCGGCCTCGTCAACAAGCTCAGGGCCTACAAGCTGCAGGACACAGGCTTCGACACGGTCGACGCCAATTTGCAGCTGGGCTTCGAATCCGACGAGCGCGTCTATCAGCCGGCGGCCGAGATCCTGCGCCAGCTGGGGTTCGACAAGGTGCGGCTCATGACCAACAACCCGGAGAAGGTCAAGGCGCTTGCCCAGCACGACATCGAGATCGTCGAGCGCGTGCCCCATGTCTTCGCATCCAACGACCATAACCGCGGCTATCTCGAGACCAAGGCGAAACGCAGCGGCCATCTGTTCTGACCCGGCATTCCTTGCCGACCGGCAAGGGTGCTCCAAGCTAACCATCTGAAAAACAACAGGCCCGATCTGGCATCGGGCTTGCGTGGCCGACCCGGACACCCGTCAGGGGCCGGATATGGATACGCCTGTCACACCAACCACGGAGACGATCACCGTCCAGGGCCAAGCCCCGGTGCAGGCGGCGAAATCGCATCTGTGGGCGGGCGACCATTTCAGCTTTCACGACCTGCTGGACGCGATCAATCCGCTGCAGCACATCCCGATCATCAGCACGATCTATCGCGAGGTCACCGGCGACACGATCGGCAATGCCGCCCGCGTGGCGGGCGACGGGCTCTACGGCGGCGTCATCGGCGTCATCGCCGGCCTGTTCGACGTCAGCGTGCTCGAGGCGACCGGCAAGGACGTCGGCCAGACCGTGATCGCCGCGGTCACCGGCGACGACGACAAGCCGGCGGTCGCGGCGGCGAGCGATGCGCCGGCGCCCGCCACATCAACCACCGCCACAACGGCCGCGACGCCAGCCTCGCCGCCCCCGTCCACCGCGGCGGCGAGCGCGCCGAAGCCTGCCGCGGACCCGCCGCCGGCAGCGCAAGCCGCGGCAACCGGAATTCCGCTGGTGCCGGCGGCAGCCCCGGCGCCGTTGATGGCGCTCTCGACCGCGCCGAAGCTGATGCCGCTCAACGGTCAGGCGCGCAGCTTCCCGATCGACACCTCGCCCGAGGGCATCCTGGCGCTGCGCACGACGGCCAACAGCGCGCCGAGGCCGGTGCCGCTCAACATTCCCGGCGGCGCGATGCCGCAGTTCCCGCGCGTGCCGACGACCGGCACCGAGTTCGCCCAGCGCATGCAGGAAGGGCTCGACAAGTACAAAGCACTGTTGGCGTCGCGTGCGGCCGGTACCGGCGGCGCCGTCGATCAGCTACAGTAGTGATCGAGACCCAACACCCGAGGATGACCATGGACCTGCTGGTCTCGGGCGACGGCGTCGCCCGGTTCGGCGCGCACACCGTCCGCTGCGCGCTCGGCCGGGGCGGCCTCAGCGCCGACAAGCGCGAAGGTGACGGCGCAACGCCGATCGGCGCGTGGCCGCTGCGCCGCCTGCTCTATCGCCCCGACCGGCTGGAGCCGCCGCCGACCGGCCTGCCGGTGACGCCGATCGCGGCGACCGATGGCTGGTGCGACGCGCCGGGCGACCCGAACTACAACCTGCCGGTCGTCCTGCCCTATCCGGCCAGTACCGAGGCGCTGTGGCGGGAGGATACGGTCTATGACCTGATCGTGCCGCTCGGCTACAACGACACGCCCGTGGTATCGGGCCGCGGCAGCGCCATCTTCCT
This window encodes:
- a CDS encoding CDP-alcohol phosphatidyltransferase family protein, yielding MDRSLAGLTVAGVLALAGLAAMGVALSPAALAAALAGWLLYAGIVRLAVARAGLAGFGDANRVTLLRGLLVALLMPFLIVPGGWLPVGLGALALALDGVDGPIARRTGSAGPFGARFDMETDALTVLVLSALVAAEGRVGAWVLLSGALRYLYVAAGQVWPWLRRSPPPSFARKLVCVVQIAALLAALMPILASPWPSRVAAVALGLLVWSFGRDVIWLLRERDMAESPEAPYLSGNGGV
- the ribA gene encoding GTP cyclohydrolase II, with translation MAKTGQEQRVLPPHEVNRAVADLRRGDVVLLSDGSHAALIQAAEAIDDEGLARAAALTRARPVLATTLRRAITLDLAPDQDSAGRTVELLPPADASAVFLRELADPTVVREVSAAPIGVTQTEPDSLTAGAIELAKLARLLPAIVCFPIPPREGALIARREGIIEVGLTQVFDHRTVLAKTLRRVAEASVPLVDAEDTRVIAFRPDDGGTDHLAIMIGEPKGPAPVLARIHSECFTGDLLGSLRCDCGDQLRGAIRAISEAGGGVVIYLAQEGRGIGLVNKLRAYKLQDTGFDTVDANLQLGFESDERVYQPAAEILRQLGFDKVRLMTNNPEKVKALAQHDIEIVERVPHVFASNDHNRGYLETKAKRSGHLF
- a CDS encoding L,D-transpeptidase family protein, translating into MDLLVSGDGVARFGAHTVRCALGRGGLSADKREGDGATPIGAWPLRRLLYRPDRLEPPPTGLPVTPIAATDGWCDAPGDPNYNLPVVLPYPASTEALWREDTVYDLIVPLGYNDTPVVSGRGSAIFLHLARDGYLPTEGCVALARADLLAYLTVATPHSRVVVTP